The DNA region GATCGCGTTCGCCGCGGTCGGGCGCTACAACGAGTTCGAGAACCTGCGCATCATGGGCGTCCGGATCGCCGACCTGCGCGGCTACTCCTACGACCGCCGCGACGTGACCGCCCGGGGTCTGGCCAACGCGTACGCGCAGACCCTCGGCACGATCTTCTCCTCGGCCGGTGAGAAGCCGTTCGAGGTCGAGCTGGTCGTGGCCGAGGTCGGCGACAACGCCGAGTCCGACCAGATCTACCGCCTGACCTACGACGGCTCGGTCGCCGACGAGCACGGCTACATGGTGATGGGTGGGCAGACCGAGCCGATCAACGCCTATCTGGAGTCGAACTACTCGGCCGGGCAGTCCGTCGAGGACGCCGTACGGACCGCGGTCCGCGCTCTCGGCGAGAGTGGGCAGGCCGCAGGCGCCGAGGGCCCGCGCCGCATGGCCGCCAACCAGCTCGAGGTCGCGGTGCTCGACCGCGCCCGGCCCAAGCGCAAATTCCGTCGACTGACCCGCGCCCGGCTCGAGGAGATCCTCGGGGCGGCCCCGGCCGACGAGCCTGCGCCGGCGCCGAAGTCCGAGGACGGCGAGCGCCCGCCGGTCGGCCCCGAGCCGCCCAAGCCGGGCAGCACGGACGTCGGCGGTTCCGGCGGCCCCGCGCTGTAGCCCGCGCCGCCGCCCTACCACTTCGCAGTTCGACAACGTTCGATCGGCTCGCCTCACTCGTCTGTGTTCCTCGCTGCGCTCGTCAACAGACTTCAATCGGCTCGGGAACGGACGCCGCTCGCGAGCTCGCGGCGGTGGCTTGCCTCCCTT from Sporichthyaceae bacterium includes:
- the prcA gene encoding proteasome subunit alpha, with the protein product MTTPFYISPEQIMKDKADYARKGIARGRSAVVLQYDAGILLVAENWSPALHKISEIYDQIAFAAVGRYNEFENLRIMGVRIADLRGYSYDRRDVTARGLANAYAQTLGTIFSSAGEKPFEVELVVAEVGDNAESDQIYRLTYDGSVADEHGYMVMGGQTEPINAYLESNYSAGQSVEDAVRTAVRALGESGQAAGAEGPRRMAANQLEVAVLDRARPKRKFRRLTRARLEEILGAAPADEPAPAPKSEDGERPPVGPEPPKPGSTDVGGSGGPAL